In Gordonia phthalatica, one genomic interval encodes:
- a CDS encoding LLM class flavin-dependent oxidoreductase, whose translation MQFGIFTVGDVTTDPMTGETISEHDRIELMTAIGLKAEEVGLDVFATGEHHNPPFVPSSPTTMLGWIAAKTEKLRLTTTTTLITTNDPVKIAEDFAMLQHLSNGRVDLTLGRGNTGPVYPWFGKDIRQGIPLAIENYHLLRRLWREKNIDWQGKFRTPLQGYTSTPAPLDDTPPFIWHGSIRSPEIAEQAAFYGDGFFHNNIFWNKEHTEQMVKLYRQRFEHYGHGAADQAIVGLGGQVFMAETEAEAKRRFRPYFDNAPVYGHGPSMEDFTEMTPLTVGTPEMVIEKTLSFADYAGDYQRQLFLVDHAGLPMEQVLEQVEILGKEVVPTLRAEFERRRPAHVPSDPPTHESLVAAGPDAPHHLVTPAESLVGAGTEGH comes from the coding sequence ATGCAGTTCGGCATTTTCACTGTCGGCGACGTGACGACCGACCCCATGACCGGCGAGACGATCAGCGAGCACGACCGGATCGAGTTGATGACGGCCATCGGACTGAAGGCCGAGGAGGTCGGCCTCGACGTCTTCGCGACCGGTGAGCACCACAACCCGCCGTTCGTGCCGAGTTCGCCCACGACGATGCTGGGCTGGATCGCGGCGAAGACCGAGAAGCTGCGGCTGACCACGACGACGACGCTGATCACCACGAACGATCCGGTGAAGATCGCCGAGGACTTCGCAATGCTGCAGCACCTGTCGAACGGTCGCGTCGACCTGACCCTGGGCCGTGGCAACACCGGCCCGGTGTACCCGTGGTTCGGCAAGGACATCCGTCAGGGCATCCCCCTCGCGATCGAGAACTACCACCTGCTGCGTCGTCTGTGGCGGGAGAAGAACATCGACTGGCAGGGCAAGTTCCGCACGCCGCTGCAGGGCTACACCTCGACGCCCGCACCGCTCGACGACACTCCCCCGTTCATCTGGCACGGTTCCATCCGCTCGCCGGAGATCGCCGAGCAGGCCGCGTTCTACGGTGACGGCTTCTTCCACAACAACATCTTCTGGAACAAGGAGCACACCGAGCAGATGGTGAAGCTGTACCGCCAGCGCTTCGAGCACTACGGTCACGGTGCCGCCGATCAGGCGATCGTCGGCCTCGGCGGACAGGTGTTCATGGCGGAGACCGAGGCGGAGGCCAAGCGCCGGTTCCGCCCGTACTTCGACAACGCGCCGGTGTACGGTCACGGCCCGTCGATGGAGGACTTCACGGAGATGACGCCGTTGACGGTCGGCACGCCGGAGATGGTGATCGAGAAGACGTTGAGCTTCGCGGACTACGCGGGCGACTACCAGCGTCAGCTGTTCCTGGTGGATCATGCCGGTCTGCCGATGGAGCAGGTGCTGGAGCAGGTCGAGATCCTCGGCAAGGAGGTGGTCCCGACGCTGCGCGCCGAGTTCGAGCGTCGTCGTCCGGCCCACGTCCCGTCCGATCCGCCCACTCACGAGAGCCTGGTCGCGGCCGGTCCCGACGCGCCTCACCACCTGGTGACGCCCGCCGAGAGCCTGGTCGGCGCCGGCACGGAAGGACACTGA
- a CDS encoding CE1759 family FMN reductase, giving the protein MARKLLVISAGVSTPSSTRLLADQLADAVGTGVTARGEAVDVDVLELAPLAASLATTVTSGVAPADVTAARDLVASADGVIAVTPIFTASYSGLFKMFFDVLDPEALTGVPMVIAATAGTPRHSLVLDHAVRPLMNYLRADVVPTAVFAATEDFGTSELGGRIRRAAGELAQRLVGTATVAGFGGPTDRSDAPRRSGGANDLGAVTPFAELLQGHTGS; this is encoded by the coding sequence ATGGCACGGAAGCTGCTGGTGATCAGCGCGGGGGTGTCGACGCCGTCGTCGACCCGCCTGCTGGCCGATCAGCTCGCCGACGCCGTCGGGACCGGTGTCACCGCCCGCGGCGAGGCCGTCGACGTCGATGTTCTGGAGTTGGCGCCGCTCGCCGCATCGCTGGCGACGACGGTCACCTCGGGTGTCGCTCCGGCCGATGTGACGGCGGCGCGGGACCTGGTGGCGTCGGCCGACGGTGTGATCGCGGTGACGCCGATCTTCACCGCGTCGTACAGCGGACTGTTCAAGATGTTCTTCGACGTGTTGGATCCGGAGGCGTTGACCGGGGTCCCGATGGTGATCGCCGCGACGGCGGGGACTCCCCGCCACAGCCTGGTCCTGGATCATGCGGTGCGGCCGCTGATGAACTACCTGCGGGCCGACGTCGTGCCGACCGCGGTGTTCGCGGCGACGGAGGACTTCGGGACGTCGGAGCTGGGTGGCCGGATCCGTCGCGCCGCCGGCGAGCTGGCGCAGCGGCTGGTCGGGACGGCAACGGTCGCCGGTTTCGGCGGTCCCACGGATCGGAGCGATGCCCCTCGTCGTTCCGGTGGTGCCAACGATCTCGGCGCGGTGACCCCGTTCGCCGAACTCCTGCAGGGCCACACCGGATCCTGA
- a CDS encoding WXG100 family type VII secretion target, with the protein MSGGLIRYDFANLGTLSGDIRGQFQRLEELSGQLKRQVAALATNWDSGGAGAYQQAQANWDRIFLDARLRLDSLGTGVAKAASHMRDTDVRVGKTFNA; encoded by the coding sequence ATGAGCGGTGGGCTCATCCGTTACGACTTCGCCAACCTCGGCACGCTCTCGGGCGACATCCGTGGGCAGTTCCAGCGGCTCGAAGAACTGTCCGGCCAGCTGAAACGACAGGTCGCGGCGCTCGCCACGAACTGGGACTCCGGCGGTGCCGGCGCCTACCAGCAGGCGCAGGCCAACTGGGATCGGATCTTCCTCGACGCCCGACTGCGACTGGACTCGCTGGGCACGGGAGTGGCCAAGGCGGCCAGTCACATGCGCGACACCGACGTCCGAGTGGGGAAGACCTTCAACGCATGA
- a CDS encoding WXG100 family type VII secretion target: MQGVRLDVAAGQASAASIKGVVDEMQRIVTQIQKSAVSGRAGWDGRASTAFETTHTDWHAVAMKLQTALDEIEAKLTTGFRGYDDEDTTVASLLNGLMS; encoded by the coding sequence ATGCAAGGAGTGAGACTCGACGTAGCGGCGGGCCAGGCGTCCGCCGCATCCATCAAGGGCGTCGTCGACGAGATGCAGCGCATCGTCACGCAGATCCAGAAGTCGGCGGTCAGCGGTCGCGCGGGCTGGGACGGTCGGGCGTCGACCGCCTTCGAGACCACCCACACCGACTGGCACGCCGTCGCAATGAAGCTGCAGACCGCGCTCGACGAGATCGAGGCGAAACTGACGACTGGCTTCCGCGGCTACGACGACGAAGACACCACCGTCGCCTCACTGCTCAACGGCCTGATGTCGTAG
- a CDS encoding YbaB/EbfC family nucleoid-associated protein, whose amino-acid sequence MDAVQERAQRQLGALEDVHRRLQELRATGTGDRGRVSVEVDGNGTLMDLRLAPGAGGGKGTRLADEIVGAAVRAAIDVFARRAEIMQDFCGEFEALTGGVGASMEPNDVLVRPIS is encoded by the coding sequence ATGGATGCGGTACAGGAGCGGGCGCAACGTCAGCTCGGTGCGCTCGAGGACGTCCACCGACGGCTGCAGGAGCTCCGGGCCACCGGAACGGGCGATCGCGGACGGGTGAGCGTGGAGGTGGACGGCAACGGCACCTTGATGGACCTGCGGCTGGCGCCGGGTGCAGGCGGCGGCAAGGGGACCCGCCTGGCCGATGAGATCGTCGGCGCGGCGGTGCGCGCCGCCATCGACGTCTTCGCGCGACGGGCCGAGATCATGCAGGACTTCTGCGGCGAGTTCGAAGCGCTGACCGGAGGCGTCGGCGCGTCGATGGAACCGAACGACGTGCTCGTGCGTCCAATCTCATGA
- a CDS encoding nuclear transport factor 2 family protein, which produces MMPLQEMSDRLEIQDLLARYSHAIDSQDWDALDTVFTADAHIDYTAAGGAVGPYPEIKAWLASVLPAFAVTQHLATTTKLDLDGDIAQARTILFNPMVSRDDQGEEHVLFVGLWYRDRLVRTDAGWRIAERVEEKGFMKAV; this is translated from the coding sequence ATGATGCCCCTTCAGGAGATGTCCGATCGTCTGGAGATCCAGGATCTGCTCGCGCGCTACAGCCACGCGATCGACAGCCAGGACTGGGACGCGCTCGACACCGTGTTCACCGCCGACGCGCACATCGACTACACCGCAGCGGGAGGCGCCGTCGGACCGTACCCCGAGATCAAGGCGTGGCTGGCCTCGGTGCTGCCCGCGTTCGCGGTGACCCAGCACCTGGCGACCACCACGAAACTCGACCTCGACGGCGACATCGCGCAGGCCCGCACCATCCTGTTCAACCCGATGGTGTCGCGCGACGACCAGGGCGAGGAGCACGTGCTGTTCGTCGGGCTCTGGTACCGCGACCGGCTGGTCCGCACCGACGCCGGGTGGCGGATCGCTGAGCGCGTCGAGGAGAAGGGCTTCATGAAGGCGGTCTGA
- a CDS encoding TetR/AcrR family transcriptional regulator yields METVNLGRPRDERIDRAVLQATLEELSEVSYTDFTLKAVAARAGTSVPAIRRRWPSKAHLVHQAVFPADVAIPPRRTDTGVRDEAAAIVDACAAMMSVPSVLRAITGLFSELAANDDLQRELTDRLRGAVWRDLTERFAEAARRDGIELEVDPGTLVESVFGGAMIAAMLRGSDGLDAAWRNDMTDLILTGIRP; encoded by the coding sequence ATGGAGACCGTGAATCTGGGCCGACCGAGAGACGAGCGGATCGATCGGGCCGTCCTCCAGGCGACCCTCGAGGAACTGTCGGAGGTCAGCTACACCGACTTCACGTTGAAGGCCGTCGCCGCGCGGGCCGGGACCTCCGTGCCTGCGATCCGCCGACGCTGGCCGAGCAAGGCTCACCTGGTCCACCAGGCCGTCTTTCCGGCCGACGTCGCCATTCCGCCCCGACGCACCGACACCGGCGTCCGCGACGAGGCGGCGGCCATCGTCGACGCCTGCGCCGCAATGATGTCCGTGCCTTCGGTGCTGCGCGCCATCACCGGCTTGTTCAGCGAGCTGGCCGCCAACGACGACCTGCAGCGCGAGCTCACCGATCGGTTGCGAGGCGCGGTCTGGCGCGACCTGACCGAACGGTTCGCCGAGGCCGCGCGACGGGACGGCATCGAACTGGAGGTGGATCCGGGCACGCTGGTCGAATCGGTCTTCGGCGGCGCGATGATCGCGGCGATGCTGCGCGGCTCCGACGGGCTCGACGCTGCGTGGCGCAACGACATGACCGACCTCATCTTGACCGGAATCCGCCCCTGA
- a CDS encoding AMP-binding protein, with protein sequence MTDADSPSPVTTADLLQDRRDDDATALLFQDRAWTWREYVAECAIRAAVLTALRAEAPGEAPWHVGVLMDNEPEYLFLIGGAALAGATIVGVNPTRRGNELRTDITRTDTQVVLVDDAHLDLVDDIAGEVPVVRVAGDDYRALLDDAAATTAADWTDRSIQNHNLLLLFTSGSTGAPKAVRCSSARLAAIGVLNVHGITPDDVAYNAMPLFHGNAIMSAWAPIAAVGGTYALRSKFSASGFLPDIQRFKATFFNYVGRSLAYILAQPEKPEEKDNQLRFGWGTEASARDREEFTRRFGVPITESYGSSEGVCVIVRDETTPRGALGKPNPMLGMVILDPNGQEVPDARFDADGSLLNGSEAIGEIVARGGGARFEGYYNNPEADAAKIRDGDYWSGDLAYRDADGVFWFAGRTNDWIRVDSENFSTAPLERIVARYPGVTGVAAYAVPDPQTGDRVMISLEYDGPFDPADFLTFLGEQPDMGTKWTPHFVRITDGFPLTATRKLNKAPLRAAGWRTDDPVYARIDGTYRLLDDAAAAALADEFRTHDRAHLLPS encoded by the coding sequence ATGACTGACGCCGACAGCCCATCACCGGTCACCACCGCCGACCTCCTGCAGGACCGCCGCGACGACGACGCGACCGCGCTCCTGTTCCAGGATCGTGCCTGGACCTGGCGCGAGTACGTCGCCGAGTGCGCGATCCGCGCGGCCGTTCTCACCGCTCTCCGCGCCGAGGCGCCGGGCGAAGCGCCGTGGCACGTCGGCGTCCTGATGGACAACGAGCCCGAATACCTGTTCCTCATCGGCGGCGCCGCCCTCGCCGGCGCCACGATCGTCGGCGTCAACCCGACGCGGCGGGGCAACGAACTCCGCACCGACATCACTCGCACCGACACCCAGGTGGTACTCGTCGACGACGCCCACCTGGACCTGGTGGACGACATCGCGGGCGAGGTCCCCGTCGTGCGCGTCGCGGGCGACGACTACCGCGCGCTCCTCGACGACGCCGCCGCCACGACCGCCGCCGACTGGACCGACCGCAGCATCCAGAACCACAACCTGCTGCTCCTGTTCACCTCCGGCTCCACCGGTGCCCCGAAGGCGGTTCGCTGCAGTTCCGCGCGTCTGGCCGCGATCGGTGTGCTGAACGTCCACGGCATCACGCCCGACGACGTCGCGTACAACGCCATGCCGCTGTTCCACGGCAACGCGATCATGAGCGCCTGGGCGCCGATCGCCGCGGTCGGCGGCACCTACGCCCTCCGCAGCAAGTTCTCCGCGTCCGGCTTCCTGCCCGACATCCAACGGTTCAAGGCGACCTTCTTCAACTACGTCGGACGCTCCCTGGCGTACATCCTGGCGCAGCCCGAGAAGCCCGAGGAGAAGGACAACCAGCTGCGATTCGGGTGGGGCACCGAGGCCTCCGCGCGCGACCGCGAGGAGTTCACCCGTCGCTTCGGCGTTCCGATCACAGAGTCGTACGGCTCGTCGGAGGGCGTCTGCGTCATCGTGCGCGACGAGACCACCCCGCGCGGTGCGCTCGGCAAGCCGAACCCGATGCTCGGCATGGTGATCCTGGACCCGAACGGTCAGGAGGTGCCCGACGCCCGGTTCGACGCCGACGGCTCCCTCCTGAACGGCTCCGAGGCCATCGGCGAGATCGTCGCCCGCGGCGGCGGCGCCCGCTTCGAGGGCTACTACAACAACCCCGAGGCCGACGCCGCGAAGATCCGCGACGGCGACTACTGGTCGGGCGACCTCGCCTACCGCGACGCCGACGGCGTCTTCTGGTTCGCCGGCCGCACCAACGACTGGATCCGCGTCGACTCGGAGAACTTCTCCACCGCACCGCTCGAACGCATCGTCGCCCGCTACCCCGGGGTCACCGGAGTGGCCGCCTACGCGGTCCCGGATCCCCAGACCGGCGACCGCGTGATGATCTCGCTGGAGTACGACGGCCCCTTCGACCCCGCCGATTTCCTGACCTTCCTCGGCGAGCAGCCCGACATGGGCACCAAGTGGACCCCGCACTTCGTTCGCATCACCGACGGCTTCCCGCTCACCGCGACCCGCAAGCTCAACAAGGCTCCGCTCCGCGCGGCGGGCTGGCGCACCGACGACCCTGTCTACGCCCGCATCGACGGGACCTACCGACTGCTCGACGACGCGGCCGCCGCCGCACTCGCCGACGAGTTCCGCACGCACGACCGCGCGCACCTGCTGCCGTCCTGA
- a CDS encoding nuclear transport factor 2 family protein yields MLERMLEHAHYDHQGNLDGLMGTLGPDTNYHFWEMASGDVGPKGLDGVRAYYSHLVEMNAHVLEFDCDRMLVDDDCIVIEGWLTMISPGAYLKENPLAAAFADESKNYLLKMRNVIFWPFDENLYIVGEDSYTGGPMELRELSDDELPRPFREAIGMATAG; encoded by the coding sequence ATGCTCGAACGCATGCTGGAGCACGCCCACTACGACCACCAGGGCAACCTGGACGGCCTGATGGGCACGCTCGGCCCGGACACCAACTATCACTTCTGGGAGATGGCCTCCGGCGATGTCGGCCCCAAGGGTCTCGACGGTGTCCGCGCCTACTACTCGCACCTCGTCGAGATGAACGCGCACGTCCTGGAGTTCGACTGCGACCGCATGCTCGTCGACGACGACTGCATCGTCATCGAGGGCTGGCTGACGATGATCTCCCCGGGTGCCTACCTGAAGGAGAACCCGCTCGCCGCCGCGTTCGCCGACGAGTCCAAGAACTACCTCCTGAAGATGCGCAACGTCATCTTCTGGCCCTTCGATGAGAACCTCTACATCGTCGGCGAGGACTCCTACACCGGCGGCCCGATGGAACTGCGCGAGCTCTCCGACGACGAGCTCCCCCGGCCCTTCCGCGAGGCCATCGGCATGGCCACCGCCGGCTGA
- the truA gene encoding tRNA pseudouridine(38-40) synthase TruA, whose amino-acid sequence MTTQPALIADEGGLCRLRLLIGYDGTDFSGWATQPGRRTVCETVEQTLSTVLRAPIRLTVAGRTDAGVHASGQVAHCDVPVASLQARSIDGDPSRLVRRLAKMLPDDVRVKRIDAVSADFDARFSALARTYEYRLTDALWGAEPTLARSTADWTRSLDVDLMNQASAALVGLHDFAAFCRRREGATTIRELQRFSWLRDGDVLVGTVVADAFCWSMVRSLVGAVASVGDGRRSVQWCTDLLDERERSASVPVAQARGLSLMHVAYPPAEEWAARSEATRDRRDASDLECEAPRSE is encoded by the coding sequence ATGACGACACAGCCCGCCCTCATCGCTGATGAGGGCGGGCTGTGTCGTCTTCGTCTGCTGATCGGCTACGACGGCACCGACTTCTCCGGCTGGGCCACGCAGCCCGGCCGTCGCACCGTGTGCGAGACCGTCGAACAGACCCTCAGCACGGTGCTCCGGGCCCCGATCCGATTGACCGTCGCCGGCCGCACCGATGCCGGCGTGCACGCATCCGGGCAGGTGGCGCACTGCGACGTGCCCGTCGCGTCCCTGCAGGCACGATCCATCGACGGAGACCCGTCACGGCTGGTCCGACGACTCGCGAAGATGCTCCCCGACGACGTCCGGGTGAAGCGGATCGACGCCGTCTCCGCCGACTTCGACGCGCGGTTCTCCGCGCTCGCACGAACCTATGAATATCGGCTCACCGACGCCCTGTGGGGCGCGGAGCCGACGCTCGCCCGCAGCACCGCCGACTGGACGCGCTCGCTGGACGTGGACCTGATGAATCAGGCGTCCGCCGCACTCGTCGGCCTGCACGACTTCGCCGCCTTCTGCCGACGCCGCGAGGGCGCCACCACCATCCGCGAACTCCAGCGGTTCTCCTGGCTGCGCGACGGCGACGTGCTCGTCGGGACCGTGGTCGCCGACGCCTTCTGCTGGTCCATGGTCCGCTCCCTGGTCGGGGCCGTCGCCTCGGTGGGCGACGGTCGTCGGAGCGTGCAGTGGTGCACGGACCTCCTCGACGAACGTGAACGCTCCGCGTCCGTCCCGGTCGCTCAGGCGCGCGGACTGTCGTTGATGCACGTCGCGTACCCGCCCGCGGAGGAGTGGGCGGCGCGCAGCGAGGCGACGCGCGACCGCCGCGACGCCTCGGACTTGGAGTGCGAGGCGCCGCGGTCGGAGTGA
- the rplQ gene encoding 50S ribosomal protein L17, translating into MPKPTKGARLGGSASHQKAILANLATALFEHGRITTTEAKAKRLRPYAEKLITHAKAGSLANRREVMKDIRDKDIVHALFAEIGPHFADRNGGYTRIIKTLPRKGDNAPMAVIELVQEKTASSEANRATRAAASKAKAAEEAAPADEAAEETAEVAEEAAAETAADEAADEAK; encoded by the coding sequence ATGCCCAAGCCCACCAAGGGTGCCCGCCTCGGCGGGTCGGCCAGCCACCAGAAGGCGATCCTGGCGAACCTCGCCACGGCGCTCTTCGAGCACGGCCGCATCACCACCACCGAAGCAAAGGCCAAGCGGCTCCGCCCGTACGCCGAGAAGCTGATCACGCACGCCAAGGCCGGCTCGCTGGCCAACCGCCGCGAGGTCATGAAGGACATCCGCGACAAGGACATCGTGCATGCCCTGTTCGCCGAGATCGGTCCGCACTTCGCTGATCGCAACGGCGGCTACACCCGCATCATCAAGACCCTGCCGCGCAAGGGCGACAACGCCCCCATGGCAGTGATCGAGCTGGTGCAGGAGAAGACCGCTTCGTCCGAGGCCAACCGCGCCACCCGCGCGGCTGCGTCGAAGGCGAAGGCTGCCGAAGAGGCCGCCCCGGCTGACGAGGCTGCCGAGGAGACCGCTGAGGTCGCCGAGGAAGCTGCCGCCGAGACCGCTGCTGACGAAGCCGCCGACGAGGCCAAGTAA
- a CDS encoding DNA-directed RNA polymerase subunit alpha, protein MLISQRPGLSEEVIAENRSKFTIEPLEPGFGYTLGNSLRRTLLSSIPGAAVTSIRIDGVLHEFTTVPGVKEDVTDIILNLKGLVVSSEEDEPVTMYVRKQGPGAVTGADIVPPAGVTVHNPDLHIATLNDKGKLEIELVVERGRGYVPAVQNKATGAEIGRIPVDSIYSPVLKVTYKVEATRVEQRTDFDRLVLDVETKNSMTARDALASAGKTLVELFGLARELNVEAEGIEIGPSPQEADHIAAFSLPIEDLELTVRSYNCLKREGVHTVGELVARTESDLLDIRNFGQKSIDEVKVKLHSLGLSLKDSPASFDPSQVAGYDPATGTWADDASFDNDGGEDYAETEQL, encoded by the coding sequence ATGCTCATCTCACAGCGACCTGGTCTGTCCGAAGAGGTCATCGCCGAGAACCGCTCGAAGTTCACCATCGAACCCCTCGAGCCGGGCTTCGGCTACACCCTGGGCAACTCGCTGCGGCGCACGCTGCTCTCGTCCATCCCGGGCGCGGCAGTCACCAGCATCCGCATCGACGGCGTCCTGCACGAGTTCACCACCGTCCCCGGCGTGAAGGAGGATGTCACCGACATCATCCTGAACCTCAAGGGTCTTGTGGTCAGCTCCGAAGAGGACGAGCCGGTCACCATGTACGTCCGCAAGCAGGGCCCGGGCGCCGTCACCGGTGCTGACATCGTTCCGCCCGCGGGCGTCACGGTGCACAATCCGGACCTGCACATCGCAACCCTCAACGACAAGGGCAAGCTCGAGATCGAGCTCGTCGTCGAGCGGGGCCGCGGTTACGTTCCGGCCGTGCAGAACAAGGCTACCGGCGCCGAGATCGGCCGCATCCCGGTCGACTCGATCTACTCGCCGGTCCTCAAGGTGACCTACAAGGTTGAGGCCACCCGCGTCGAGCAGCGCACCGACTTCGATCGTCTGGTGCTCGACGTGGAGACCAAGAACTCCATGACCGCGCGTGACGCCCTGGCGTCGGCCGGCAAGACCCTGGTCGAGCTCTTCGGCCTGGCTCGGGAGCTCAACGTCGAGGCCGAGGGCATCGAGATCGGTCCGTCGCCGCAGGAGGCCGACCACATCGCCGCGTTCAGCCTTCCGATCGAGGATCTCGAGCTGACCGTCCGTTCGTACAACTGCCTCAAGCGCGAGGGTGTTCACACCGTCGGCGAGCTGGTTGCACGCACCGAGTCGGATCTGCTCGACATCCGCAACTTCGGTCAGAAGTCGATCGACGAGGTCAAGGTGAAGCTGCACAGCCTGGGCCTGTCCCTCAAGGACAGCCCGGCGAGCTTCGACCCGTCGCAGGTCGCCGGTTACGACCCGGCCACCGGCACGTGGGCCGATGACGCGTCGTTCGACAACGACGGTGGCGAGGATTACGCCGAGACCGAGCAGCTGTAA
- the rpsD gene encoding 30S ribosomal protein S4 has product MARYTGPATKKSRRLRVDLIGGDQAFEKRPYPPGQHGRARIKETEYLLQLQEKQKARFTYGVMEKQFRRYYEEANRRSGKTGDVLLQILESRLDNVVYRAGLARTRRQARQMVSHGHLTVNGVRVDVPSYRVSQYDIIDVRPKSLQTTPFQIAKETLGERPAPAWLQVVPSTLRILVHSLPERSQIVVPLTEQLIVEFYSK; this is encoded by the coding sequence ATGGCTCGTTATACCGGCCCCGCAACCAAGAAGTCCCGTCGTCTTCGCGTCGACCTGATCGGCGGCGACCAGGCGTTCGAGAAGCGTCCCTACCCGCCCGGCCAGCACGGTCGCGCGCGGATCAAGGAGACCGAGTACCTGCTCCAGCTGCAGGAGAAGCAGAAGGCTCGCTTCACCTACGGCGTCATGGAGAAGCAGTTCCGTCGTTACTACGAGGAAGCCAACCGTCGCTCCGGCAAGACCGGTGACGTGCTGCTGCAGATCCTCGAGTCGCGTCTGGACAACGTCGTCTACCGTGCCGGTCTGGCTCGGACCCGTCGCCAGGCTCGCCAGATGGTCAGCCACGGTCACCTGACCGTCAACGGCGTGCGCGTCGACGTGCCCAGCTACCGCGTCAGCCAGTACGACATCATCGACGTTCGCCCGAAGTCGCTGCAGACCACGCCGTTCCAGATCGCCAAGGAGACCCTCGGCGAGCGTCCGGCTCCGGCTTGGCTCCAGGTGGTTCCGTCGACGCTGCGCATCCTCGTGCACTCGCTGCCCGAGCGTTCGCAGATCGTCGTGCCGCTCACCGAGCAGCTCATCGTCGAGTTCTACTCGAAGTAA
- the rpsK gene encoding 30S ribosomal protein S11, which yields MPPKSRSAGPKKGTRRRDKKNVPLGHAHIKSTFNNTIVSITDPEGNVISWASSGHVGFKGSRKSTPFAAQLAAENAARKAQENGVKKVDVFVKGPGSGRETAIRSLQAAGLEVGTISDVTPQPHNGCRPPKRRRV from the coding sequence ATGCCACCCAAGTCACGTAGCGCTGGCCCCAAGAAGGGCACCCGTCGTCGCGACAAGAAGAACGTCCCGCTGGGCCACGCCCACATCAAGTCGACGTTCAACAACACCATCGTCTCGATCACCGACCCCGAGGGCAACGTGATCAGCTGGGCCTCCTCCGGCCACGTCGGCTTCAAGGGCTCGCGCAAGAGCACCCCGTTCGCCGCGCAGCTCGCCGCCGAGAACGCTGCCCGCAAGGCGCAGGAGAACGGCGTCAAGAAGGTCGATGTATTCGTCAAGGGACCGGGCTCGGGTCGTGAGACCGCCATCCGGTCGCTGCAGGCAGCCGGCCTCGAGGTCGGCACCATTTCCGACGTGACCCCGCAGCCGCACAACGGCTGCCGTCCGCCCAAGCGGCGCCGGGTCTAG
- the rpsM gene encoding 30S ribosomal protein S13, with the protein MARVAGVDLPREKRLEIALTYIYGVGRTTSKEIIAATGLSADLRSKDLTDADVAKLREYIEASVKVEGDLRREVQADIRRKIEIGCYQGLRHRRGLPVHGQRTKTNARTRKGPKKTIAGKKK; encoded by the coding sequence ATGGCACGTGTTGCAGGTGTGGATCTCCCCCGCGAGAAGCGGCTGGAGATCGCGCTCACCTACATCTACGGAGTGGGTCGTACCACTTCGAAGGAAATCATCGCCGCGACCGGCCTCTCGGCCGATCTGCGCTCCAAGGATCTGACCGACGCTGACGTCGCGAAGCTCCGCGAGTACATCGAGGCCTCGGTCAAGGTGGAAGGCGATCTGCGCCGCGAGGTGCAGGCCGATATCCGCCGCAAGATCGAGATCGGCTGCTACCAGGGTCTGCGCCACCGTCGCGGCCTGCCGGTCCACGGTCAGCGCACCAAGACCAATGCCCGTACTCGTAAGGGCCCGAAGAAGACCATCGCCGGGAAGAAGAAGTAA
- the rpmJ gene encoding 50S ribosomal protein L36, translated as MKVKPSVKPICEKCKVIRRNGRVMVICENLRHKQRQG; from the coding sequence GTGAAGGTCAAGCCGAGCGTCAAGCCGATCTGCGAGAAGTGCAAGGTGATCCGTCGTAACGGACGAGTCATGGTGATCTGCGAGAACCTGCGTCACAAGCAGCGTCAGGGCTGA
- the infA gene encoding translation initiation factor IF-1: protein MAKKDGAIEVEGRVVEPLPNAMFRIELENGHKVLAHISGKMRQHYIRILPEDRVVVELSPYDLARGRIVYRYK from the coding sequence ATGGCGAAGAAAGATGGGGCCATTGAGGTCGAGGGTCGCGTGGTCGAGCCCCTGCCCAATGCGATGTTCCGCATTGAGCTGGAGAACGGACACAAGGTTCTTGCCCACATCAGTGGCAAGATGCGGCAGCACTACATCCGCATCCTGCCCGAGGATCGCGTCGTCGTAGAGCTCTCGCCCTACGACCTGGCGCGCGGACGCATCGTCTACCGGTACAAGTAA